One genomic window of Azospirillum sp. TSH58 includes the following:
- a CDS encoding YdcF family protein, translating into MLSKLLWLLVSPGNLLVLILTAGTALLFIRRLAHWGRRLVVAVTVGFVIVMVTPIASWVALPLEERFPRPELPERVDGIIMLGGAVNPPITLDRGEPSLNDAAERVLGFAELIRRYPQAHAVFTGGSGRLAGQDALELREDLAVRGALRQVGIDPDHVTYENESRNTWENALFSQRLVRPKPGETWVLVTSAMHMPRSVGIFRQVGWEVIPYPVDYRTRLGGRPFVRFEFDKQIDALQDPIREWIGLVAYRLMGRTDSLFPGPAHERNAAPAGS; encoded by the coding sequence GTGCTGTCGAAGCTGCTGTGGCTCCTGGTCTCGCCGGGCAATCTGCTCGTGCTGATCCTCACCGCCGGGACGGCGCTGCTGTTCATCCGCCGTCTGGCGCATTGGGGGCGGCGGCTGGTCGTGGCGGTAACCGTGGGCTTCGTCATCGTCATGGTCACGCCGATCGCCTCCTGGGTGGCGCTGCCGCTGGAGGAGCGCTTTCCCCGCCCCGAGCTGCCGGAGCGGGTGGACGGCATCATCATGCTGGGCGGGGCGGTGAACCCGCCGATCACTCTCGACCGCGGCGAGCCGTCCCTCAACGACGCGGCGGAGCGTGTCCTGGGGTTTGCCGAGCTGATCCGACGCTATCCCCAGGCGCATGCGGTGTTCACCGGCGGCTCGGGGCGGCTGGCCGGGCAGGACGCTCTGGAACTGCGGGAGGATCTGGCGGTCCGCGGCGCGCTGCGGCAGGTCGGGATCGACCCGGACCACGTGACCTACGAGAACGAGTCCCGCAACACCTGGGAGAACGCCCTGTTCAGCCAGCGGCTCGTCCGGCCGAAGCCGGGAGAGACCTGGGTCTTGGTAACCTCGGCCATGCACATGCCGCGGTCGGTCGGCATCTTCCGGCAGGTCGGCTGGGAGGTGATTCCCTATCCGGTCGATTACCGCACGCGCCTCGGCGGGCGCCCCTTCGTCCGCTTCGAGTTCGACAAGCAGATCGACGCGCTTCAGGACCCGATCCGCGAATGGATCGGCCTCGTCGCCTACCGCCTGATGGGGCGGACCGACTCGCTGTTTCCGGGTCCCGCCCATGAGCGCAACGCAGCGCCGGCGGGCTCCTGA
- a CDS encoding septal ring lytic transglycosylase RlpA family protein — protein MLAGALTLAACASAPPAPSLSGLPRSGVYKVGKPYQVNGVWYYPAEDYSYSETGIASWYGPGFHQKVTANGEVYDQNELTAAHKTLPMPSLVRVTNLDNGRSLVVRINDRGPYANGRIIDMSRRGAQLLGFEGTGTAKVRVQILAEESRAVAAAARQGTPAPMLAELDGPPPKAAPRGSVEVSGAVRPTPAAVTRAPVPPPTTVAGDMVDGRFVPAPVVAELPVKPYEQIYVQVGAFGSQDNVTRVRARLASLGQPAQVTQTVAGRQRLQRVRVGPLASVESADAVLNQILQAGLTDAKIVVD, from the coding sequence GTGCTCGCAGGGGCACTGACGCTCGCCGCCTGTGCGTCCGCGCCGCCCGCGCCATCCTTGTCCGGACTGCCGCGCAGCGGCGTCTACAAGGTGGGCAAGCCTTATCAGGTCAACGGCGTCTGGTATTATCCCGCCGAGGATTACTCCTACAGCGAAACCGGGATCGCCTCCTGGTATGGGCCGGGATTCCACCAAAAGGTCACCGCCAACGGCGAGGTTTACGACCAAAATGAGCTGACGGCCGCGCACAAGACCTTGCCCATGCCAAGCCTCGTGCGCGTCACCAATCTCGACAACGGCCGGTCGCTGGTTGTTCGCATCAACGACCGCGGCCCCTACGCCAACGGGCGAATCATCGACATGTCGCGGCGCGGCGCGCAATTGCTTGGGTTCGAAGGCACGGGCACGGCCAAGGTGCGTGTCCAGATTCTGGCCGAGGAAAGCCGCGCGGTCGCCGCCGCGGCCCGCCAGGGCACGCCGGCTCCGATGCTGGCGGAACTGGACGGCCCGCCGCCGAAGGCCGCCCCGCGCGGCTCGGTGGAGGTCAGCGGCGCCGTCCGCCCGACACCCGCCGCGGTCACCCGCGCCCCGGTGCCGCCGCCCACGACGGTGGCCGGCGACATGGTGGACGGCCGCTTCGTTCCGGCCCCGGTGGTCGCCGAGCTGCCGGTGAAGCCCTACGAACAGATCTACGTCCAGGTCGGCGCCTTCGGCAGCCAGGACAACGTCACCCGCGTGCGCGCCCGTCTGGCCTCGCTCGGCCAACCGGCCCAGGTCACCCAGACAGTTGCCGGACGGCAGCGGCTGCAGCGGGTGAGGGTGGGGCCGCTGGCCAGCGTGGAGTCCGCCGACGCCGTTTTGAACCAGATCCTCCAAGCCGGCCTTACCGACGCCAAAATCGTGGTTGATTGA